A stretch of the Porifericola rhodea genome encodes the following:
- a CDS encoding SDR family NAD(P)-dependent oxidoreductase, translating into MNLGLQNKKALVTASSSGIGLAIAQVLAEEGAEVYVNGRSDASVNEGMASIQSVVPQAVLHPLVADNGTKAGCDKTIAQIEDLDILVNNLGIYEAVSFFEEEDENWQKLFETNIMSGVRLARHYLQKMLARRQGRVVFISSESGLTPAPEMTHYSATKTMQLGISRALAELTKGTEVTVNAVLPGPTKTDSVEKFVREVYPDLTQEEANKKFIQENRPTSLIQRFINPEEIGNVVAFVCSQNASAINGSNIRAEGGLVRSAF; encoded by the coding sequence ATGAACTTAGGATTGCAAAATAAAAAAGCATTGGTAACTGCCTCATCCTCAGGTATAGGCTTAGCCATTGCCCAAGTACTGGCAGAAGAAGGTGCCGAAGTGTATGTTAACGGAAGAAGCGATGCCTCTGTCAACGAAGGTATGGCCAGCATACAATCTGTAGTTCCCCAGGCAGTACTGCATCCACTGGTAGCTGACAATGGTACCAAAGCAGGATGCGATAAAACTATTGCCCAGATAGAGGATCTGGATATTTTAGTGAACAACTTAGGCATCTACGAGGCAGTAAGCTTCTTTGAAGAAGAAGACGAAAACTGGCAAAAACTCTTTGAGACCAATATTATGAGTGGCGTGAGATTGGCCCGCCATTATTTGCAGAAGATGCTGGCGCGTAGGCAAGGACGTGTTGTGTTTATTTCCAGCGAATCGGGACTTACCCCTGCCCCTGAGATGACGCACTATAGCGCCACCAAAACTATGCAACTTGGCATCAGTCGTGCTTTAGCCGAGTTAACCAAAGGCACAGAGGTAACTGTTAATGCGGTACTGCCCGGTCCCACCAAAACTGATAGCGTAGAGAAGTTTGTCAGGGAAGTGTACCCTGACTTGACGCAAGAAGAGGCGAACAAGAAATTTATTCAGGAGAACCGCCCTACCTCCCTGATTCAACGCTTTATTAATCCTGAAGAGATTGGAAATGTGGTAGCATTCGTCTGTAGCCAGAATGCTTCAGCGATTAATGGCTCTAACATTCGGGCAGAAGGCGGACTCGTGCGCAGCGCGTTCTAA
- a CDS encoding DoxX family protein: MSAIMKLNKWANAHTNIGFDMLRICLGAFLFYKGVDFMAHTELIIGVLNPVDTFGWTMIIVHYLTMVHLFGGLLIVIGLLTRPAILLQVPILFSAVLLNFVGEMVPENFIQALIALLLSLFFLVYGSGKHSVDYTLKMRM, translated from the coding sequence ATGAGCGCAATCATGAAACTCAACAAATGGGCCAATGCCCATACCAATATTGGTTTTGACATGCTCCGTATCTGTCTGGGAGCCTTTCTCTTTTATAAAGGAGTGGACTTTATGGCGCATACTGAGCTGATTATAGGGGTACTCAATCCCGTAGATACTTTCGGCTGGACCATGATAATTGTGCATTATCTCACTATGGTTCACCTTTTTGGAGGGCTGCTCATTGTCATAGGGCTGCTTACCCGCCCTGCTATATTGCTACAGGTACCCATATTGTTTTCTGCTGTACTGCTTAACTTTGTGGGAGAGATGGTTCCTGAGAATTTTATACAGGCGCTGATTGCTCTGTTGTTATCATTGTTCTTTTTGGTTTATGGGTCAGGTAAGCATTCCGTAGACTATACTCTTAAAATGAGAATGTAA
- a CDS encoding DUF4386 domain-containing protein, whose translation MYAPAPIKALKQKAHIAGLLYLAIILCGIYSEAFVRSLLIVDNNASATAANIMQSEFLFRLGMASDLIMVVSDVGVALLFYVLLREVNKDLALLAAFFRLAQASLIGMNLLNYFIPILLLNNYVYLSPFSEEQIHSLMMLFLQAHTYGYLISGIFFGFSCLILSHLLYYSPYFPKVLAWLVGAASVTYLVNSFSYFLWPGLAHFTDVMVFVIAVLAEFSLCLWLLIKGIRQPKTNNMQYKV comes from the coding sequence ATGTACGCACCAGCCCCTATAAAAGCCCTGAAGCAGAAAGCTCATATTGCAGGTCTGCTCTATCTAGCCATTATCCTTTGTGGTATTTATAGTGAAGCCTTTGTTCGTAGTTTATTGATAGTAGACAATAATGCCAGTGCTACCGCAGCCAATATTATGCAATCTGAATTTCTTTTTCGCCTGGGTATGGCCAGCGACCTGATAATGGTCGTAAGCGATGTAGGGGTTGCACTACTATTTTATGTGCTTTTGAGAGAGGTAAATAAAGACCTGGCTTTACTAGCCGCCTTTTTCCGGCTGGCTCAAGCTAGCCTTATCGGGATGAATCTGCTTAATTATTTTATACCTATATTATTGCTTAATAATTATGTCTATCTTTCTCCCTTCAGTGAAGAGCAGATACATAGCCTTATGATGCTTTTTTTGCAGGCACATACATACGGCTACCTAATCAGCGGTATCTTTTTTGGTTTTAGCTGCCTAATCCTTAGCCACCTGCTGTATTACTCCCCTTATTTTCCTAAAGTACTGGCATGGCTTGTTGGGGCAGCATCCGTGACTTACCTGGTCAATAGCTTTAGCTATTTTCTATGGCCCGGTCTGGCGCACTTTACAGATGTAATGGTTTTTGTTATTGCGGTGCTAGCAGAGTTTTCCCTATGCCTTTGGCTTCTCATTAAAGGAATCAGACAACCAAAAACAAATAATATGCAGTACAAAGTTTAA
- a CDS encoding cold-shock protein has translation MKEGIVKFFNYSKGFGFIKPSDSGADIFVHESGLVDEIEENDKVEYEEEEGRKGLNAVNVSVID, from the coding sequence ATGAAAGAAGGTATAGTAAAATTCTTCAACTACTCAAAAGGGTTTGGGTTCATTAAGCCATCTGATTCAGGTGCAGACATTTTTGTACATGAAAGTGGTCTTGTTGACGAGATAGAAGAGAACGATAAAGTTGAGTACGAGGAAGAAGAAGGAAGAAAAGGTCTCAATGCAGTTAATGTGTCAGTTATTGATTAA
- a CDS encoding S9 family peptidase: MKLMLHTLSFLLFFLLSLPIALQAQKKSLNHEVYDEWESIDAADISNNGQYVLYEINPEQGDGVLHLRNMKKDELSHYARGTKAAFTYNNGFAVFHVQPQYDSLHQAKLDEVKEEKLPKDSLFVLKLNDNQLYTHERVKSYKLPKKAEGWLAFMLEEKVAEGDTLQADSTAAEDGLMASMAKGKDKPEGNELVILKLESMEEQRFAQVGEYLISENGSRIIFSTFKDSTQSAGVFAFDTQSESLSVLDSGKISYQQLALSKDGAKAAFLASEDSLKAEERYFSLYLYDNDIKLVADTLSDGLPQGWMPSEHRMPFFSEQGDKLFFGTAPRPQKYAYEEDSTLLDDERVKVDIWSWQDPLIQPMQKLQAEEEKKRSFLALYKTEDEEVLQLADEEMPEVRFDPEKRLPYALGFSDLPYQQQMSWEYPFRRDVYLLNLEDGSKKLIVSATHGYPSLSPGATYAYWYEAADSSWLAYEISSGKTIELTQGINVNFYNELHDTPSLPGSYGSAGWTDGDEHFLVYDYYDIWKINPQDQSASNLTDGYGRAHELALRYQQLDPEAYFIPANDEILLEAFDRQSKQSGFYQEHTGRKREPQPLLMDDYAFRFVQKAKNDDALLFRKSSFQEFPDLWHTGLNFKNPEQLSHANPQQKDYLWGSVELVSWVSSDGVPLDGMLYKPENFDPDKQYPMIVYFYERNSDNLHRHWAPEAHRSIINFTFYTSRGYLVFVPDIVYKEGYPGESALNAVVSGTLHIADKGFVDRARIGLQGHSWGGYQVAYLVTQTNMFRAAESGAPVVNMTSAYGGIRWGSGMSRMFQYERTQSRIGGTLWEYPIRYIENSPLFFADKIETPLLILHNDHDGAVPWEQGIEFFVALRRLGKPAWMLNYNDEPHWPLKYPNRKDFARRMQQFFDHYLKDEPMPEWMESGLPAKLKGRTLRYELSEE; the protein is encoded by the coding sequence ATGAAATTGATGCTACACACCTTATCTTTTCTTTTGTTCTTTCTGCTAAGCTTGCCAATAGCTTTACAAGCACAGAAGAAATCACTTAACCACGAGGTATATGATGAGTGGGAATCTATTGATGCCGCGGATATCTCTAACAACGGACAGTATGTGCTCTACGAAATTAATCCCGAGCAGGGCGATGGCGTACTGCATCTGCGCAATATGAAAAAAGATGAACTGAGCCATTATGCAAGAGGTACTAAAGCTGCTTTTACTTATAATAATGGGTTTGCTGTTTTTCATGTGCAGCCCCAATACGATAGCCTGCATCAGGCAAAGCTGGATGAGGTGAAAGAGGAAAAGCTTCCTAAAGATTCGCTATTTGTTCTTAAGCTAAACGATAATCAGCTATATACTCATGAGCGGGTAAAATCATACAAGCTGCCCAAAAAGGCAGAAGGCTGGCTGGCTTTTATGCTGGAAGAGAAAGTGGCTGAAGGAGATACGCTACAGGCAGATAGTACGGCAGCCGAAGATGGCCTGATGGCAAGCATGGCAAAAGGTAAAGACAAGCCCGAAGGCAATGAGCTAGTCATCCTGAAGCTGGAAAGTATGGAGGAGCAGCGCTTCGCGCAGGTAGGGGAGTATCTGATCTCTGAAAATGGAAGCCGAATTATTTTCAGCACTTTCAAAGACTCTACTCAGAGTGCCGGAGTCTTTGCTTTTGATACCCAAAGCGAAAGCCTGAGTGTGCTGGACAGCGGAAAAATTAGCTATCAGCAGCTAGCCCTTAGCAAAGATGGAGCAAAGGCCGCCTTTTTAGCCAGTGAAGACAGCCTGAAAGCAGAAGAGAGATACTTCAGCTTATACCTCTATGATAATGATATAAAGCTGGTAGCCGATACTTTAAGCGATGGCTTGCCCCAGGGCTGGATGCCCAGCGAACATCGTATGCCTTTCTTTTCTGAGCAGGGCGATAAGCTCTTTTTCGGTACGGCCCCTCGCCCACAGAAGTATGCCTACGAAGAAGATAGCACCTTGCTGGACGATGAGCGTGTAAAAGTAGATATATGGTCATGGCAAGACCCGCTCATACAGCCTATGCAAAAGCTACAGGCTGAGGAAGAGAAAAAGCGTAGCTTTCTGGCGCTGTACAAAACAGAAGATGAGGAAGTACTACAATTGGCAGATGAGGAGATGCCTGAAGTACGCTTTGATCCCGAAAAGCGACTGCCTTATGCCCTGGGCTTTAGCGACCTGCCTTATCAGCAGCAGATGTCATGGGAGTACCCTTTCCGTAGAGATGTTTACCTGCTGAACCTGGAAGATGGCAGTAAAAAACTCATTGTAAGCGCTACCCACGGCTACCCTTCATTATCACCAGGGGCTACTTATGCCTACTGGTATGAGGCTGCCGATAGCAGCTGGCTAGCCTATGAGATCAGTAGTGGAAAAACGATTGAGCTAACCCAAGGTATAAACGTGAACTTTTATAATGAGCTGCACGATACCCCATCTTTACCAGGAAGCTATGGCTCCGCCGGATGGACTGATGGTGATGAGCACTTTCTGGTATATGACTATTACGATATCTGGAAGATTAACCCTCAAGACCAGTCTGCCAGCAACCTGACCGATGGCTATGGCAGAGCTCATGAGCTGGCCCTTCGTTATCAGCAGCTGGACCCTGAAGCCTACTTTATTCCCGCTAATGATGAAATACTGCTGGAAGCTTTTGACCGACAGTCTAAGCAGAGCGGCTTTTACCAGGAGCATACGGGCAGGAAGCGTGAACCACAGCCGCTGCTTATGGATGATTATGCTTTTCGCTTTGTGCAAAAGGCTAAAAACGATGATGCCTTACTATTTCGCAAGTCCAGCTTTCAGGAGTTTCCAGACTTATGGCATACAGGCCTTAACTTCAAAAATCCTGAGCAGTTGAGCCATGCTAACCCTCAGCAGAAGGACTATCTCTGGGGTTCTGTAGAGCTGGTCTCCTGGGTGTCTTCTGATGGAGTACCTCTGGATGGTATGCTGTACAAGCCGGAAAATTTTGATCCTGACAAACAGTACCCTATGATCGTCTATTTTTATGAAAGAAATTCCGACAACCTGCACCGCCACTGGGCTCCGGAAGCACATCGTTCTATCATCAATTTTACATTTTATACCAGCAGGGGCTATCTGGTATTTGTTCCTGATATCGTATATAAAGAAGGATACCCGGGAGAGAGCGCACTCAATGCAGTAGTTTCCGGTACGCTACATATCGCTGACAAAGGCTTTGTAGATAGAGCGCGCATTGGCCTTCAGGGACATAGCTGGGGAGGTTATCAGGTGGCTTATCTGGTAACCCAAACTAATATGTTCAGGGCAGCGGAATCTGGTGCACCGGTGGTAAATATGACTTCAGCTTACGGAGGTATTCGCTGGGGATCGGGCATGAGCCGTATGTTTCAGTATGAGCGTACACAAAGCCGTATTGGCGGCACCCTATGGGAGTACCCGATACGCTATATAGAAAATTCCCCTCTCTTCTTTGCAGATAAAATTGAAACCCCTTTGCTGATACTGCATAATGACCATGATGGAGCAGTACCCTGGGAGCAGGGCATAGAGTTTTTTGTGGCCCTACGACGACTGGGTAAACCTGCCTGGATGCTCAACTACAATGATGAGCCCCACTGGCCTTTAAAATACCCGAACCGTAAGGACTTTGCCCGACGGATGCAACAGTTTTTTGACCACTACTTAAAAGATGAACCTATGCCCGAATGGATGGAGAGTGGTCTACCCGCCAAGCTTAAAGGTAGAACCCTGCGTTATGAGCTGAGCGAAGAGTAG